The genomic segment CGGTGCTCGAAGGCTACGCTTCTTATTACTCCTCGGCTTTTTTTGTCCTTCCTTTTGAACTTTAACCCAAAAGAATATCTGTTGCAAAATGTATACCAGTTTTAAGATTAAAGCAACCTTTTCAATGAAAAAGAGTTTTATTCATCCATTGAAAACGAGTGATTCGACGATTTGGAACCCGTTCCATACCGGTCTTGCACCTTCATCTATCAACCTATTTGGACCAGCTGATAACAATGATGTGACTGGCCCGGGAACTGCATAGATATCTTTCCCGTGATCAAGTGCATGTTCGACCGTACTCATCGTTCCACTTTTATCTGCCGATTCGGTGACAACGACCGCATCTGACAACCCGCTTATGATACGATTGCGCATCGGAAAAGTCCAACGTTCCGGGTTTACATATGGTGGGTATTCTGTAATTAGAAGATGATTTAGTGCTATTCTTTCGGCGAGTGCACGATTCTCTTTCGGGTAAAGATGGAAAAATCCATGCCCAAGTACTGCAATTGTTTTACCGCCGTATTTAAGTGCTGCTATATGCGCCATCGTGTCGGCTCCCGTTGCTAATCCCGATACGATAATAGCTCCATTTTCTACAAGTGGAGGTACAATAAGCGACATCACTTCTTGTGAATAAACAGTTGCTTTCCGAGCTCCAATAATAGCCACTTTAAATTGTTTCGCGAGTAATGTGTGGTCCCCTTTTGCATAGAGAACTGCCGGAGGATCAATAAGTACGTGTAACTGGTCAGGATATAAGGGATTGGTGAACGGGATTGGGGTGATTGCATTCCGCTCATATAACGCTTCGTAGGGGGTGTCTGCGTTACGGTCTAGACTGTCTTTCAATTGAATCGCTTTTGACACAGAGATGTTTAGGATATGAGCAAGTTCAACCGCCTTGTAAACATATAACTTTTCGAGATTGGGGTCTATCTCGTAAAGTCTGTTTAATCTGTTCAAAGGCACCGGAAATACATAGTGGAGCGCTAGTAATCGCCTTTCGGCATCTGTCAGTACCATCGAATCCCTCCTTTTAAAGTAAAAAAAGATGCAGCGCATAAACTAGCACGCTGCATCTTTCATATTAATGTGTTTTACACTTTTCGTATAGACCTTTTTCTTTAATTACTTTAATTAATGTTTCGCCGATAACAGATGGCGTGTCCGCAACTTCAACGCCTGCAGCGTTAAGTGCTTTGATTTTCTCAGCAGCTGTTCCTTTACCGCCGGAAATGATGGCACCAGCATGGCCCATACGTTTTCCTTCAGGAGCTGTTTGACCACCGATAAAGCCAACAACAGGCTTCGTCATGTTCGCTTGAATCCACGCAGCTGCTTCTTCTTCACCAGTTCCACCGATTTCACCGATCATAACTACTGCATATGTCTCAGGATCTTCGTTGAATTCTTTTAGTACATCGATGAAGTTTGTTCCATTAACTGGGTCTCCGCCGATACCAACAGAAGTTGACTGTCCGATTCCAGCGTTCGTCAATTGAAGAACTGCTTCATACGTCAGTGTACCTGAACGTGAAACAACGCCTACATGACCTTTTGTATTAATGTAGCCAGGCATGATGCCGATTTTACATTCGTCTGCAGTGATAACACCCGGACAGTTTGGACCGACAAGACGTGTTTTCTTGCCTTCCATGTAGCGCTTAACTTTGACCATATCAAGTACTGGGATATGTTCTGTAATACAGATTGTCATGTCAAGTTCTGCTTCTACTGC from the Sporosarcina psychrophila genome contains:
- the dprA gene encoding DNA-processing protein DprA: MVLTDAERRLLALHYVFPVPLNRLNRLYEIDPNLEKLYVYKAVELAHILNISVSKAIQLKDSLDRNADTPYEALYERNAITPIPFTNPLYPDQLHVLIDPPAVLYAKGDHTLLAKQFKVAIIGARKATVYSQEVMSLIVPPLVENGAIIVSGLATGADTMAHIAALKYGGKTIAVLGHGFFHLYPKENRALAERIALNHLLITEYPPYVNPERWTFPMRNRIISGLSDAVVVTESADKSGTMSTVEHALDHGKDIYAVPGPVTSLLSAGPNRLIDEGARPVWNGFQIVESLVFNG
- the sucD gene encoding succinate--CoA ligase subunit alpha, encoding MSIFINKDTKVIVQGITGATALFHTEQMLEYGTKIVGGVTPGKGGTEAAGVPVFNTVEEAVKATGANVSVIYVPAPFAADAILEAVEAELDMTICITEHIPVLDMVKVKRYMEGKKTRLVGPNCPGVITADECKIGIMPGYINTKGHVGVVSRSGTLTYEAVLQLTNAGIGQSTSVGIGGDPVNGTNFIDVLKEFNEDPETYAVVMIGEIGGTGEEEAAAWIQANMTKPVVGFIGGQTAPEGKRMGHAGAIISGGKGTAAEKIKALNAAGVEVADTPSVIGETLIKVIKEKGLYEKCKTH